The following DNA comes from Methanosarcina vacuolata Z-761.
GGAGAGAGGGTTAACGGTCTCGAGAATTATGTAAAAACCGTATTTCATTTTTTTATTGCAAAGGTTCAACATATTAACAAGATACCTGGGATTGAGGTGTTCAACCACCTGACTTATGAAAATTCCATCGAGGCTTTTATCCTTGATTTCTTCAAGAGCTTTTATGGCATCTTTTAGTTCGACATTTAGACCCTTAGATTTACAGAAGTTTATCATATCCTCATCGACATCAATTCCTCTAGCATTGATGTTTTGCTGTTTTGCCAGTTCCAGAAACTCTCCCCGTCCACACCCAATATCAAGCACATTGGTGCAATTCTCAAAATAGCCTATAAAGTTTTTATGATGCTGCAAAATATTTTCTCTCGAACCGCGGAACCTTTCTTCAAACACATAATAGTTAAGCTGAGGGTCAGTGTTTACAGAGGCAGTAACCGGAGTATTAGTGTTTCCAGAGGCAGTAATCTGGGTGTTAGCCTTTCCGGATGAATTATTCTGAGCGTTAGCCTTTCCGAAGGAATTATTCTGGGCATTAGTTCTTCCAGAAGAATTAATCTGGGCATTAGTCTTTCCAGGGGCATTTGTCTGGGTGTTAGCCTTTCCAGAGGTATCTGTTTCCTGGTTTCCGAGTCCTTTCTGTATTTTGGACTCAAGTACTCTGTTAAGCCAGGCTTTGTTTTCAAGGTCCAGATTAACAGTAGAAACTATAGATTCGACTTCTTTCTTTATACTGCCGACAACTTCAGATTTTAACTTTTCAGTTTCACTACTTAATTGCTCAACCTTGGATTTTAGTAGTTTGTTTTCGTCCTCAAGTTGTTCAATTTCTAATTTTAACTTTTCTACTTTATTAGAGCAGGAGTCTGCTGTTTCCTTTGCATCACTGAGAACTCCGGCAAGGTTATAATTAAGTTGGCTTTGCTTCTGGAATACGGGATCGACATAACGTCTGATTTCTCCGTGCACTAATTTTCGACCTTTTGTCAAAAATGTGCCAAAAAATGGACGATGAGAACTGATAGAATAGTTGTCGTTACGAATATCATAATCCGAATTAATTACTTCGGATTCCTGGGGACATCTTACATTTGAGGAGGCCTCTGAAAATACATGTTCTACTTCTTCGATATTTTTTGGATCGTCTTTTTCTTTTCTTTCCCTTATGTTCTCACGAATTTTTTCCATAATCTCTTCAACATTTATTTCATCGTCTTTAATCTCGAACGTATTCACTTTTGATTCCTCTGACCTGCATTCATCCGGGTTTTGCTCAACTTTTGCACTAATGTTAAGTAAAGGCTTATTAGTAATTTCCTGAAGCCAGAAACAGCCTTCTTGCACGAGGTCAATTTGCAACTTATATTCCCCATGCTCTTGAGGAGCGACGATATCTACTTGAAGATCCCGCTGTTCATTAGGATTTAAAGCAGGCAGTATTTCAGTCCTGAGTCCGTCAAAAACTTCATATGTACCGTCAGTTTTCAGCCAGTGATACGAGATATTCACAGGACAAGGAGGTAGAGATACAAGCCGCTCTTTTCCGTTATTCTTAAGAGTTATATGCAACTTGAATTTTTTATTTGAAAAAGTATTAATTGAATCTTTTTCCGACAGAGCTTCTATATTTACTCCATTGCGGTCAAGTTTTCTGGGAGATAATAATTGAACAATCCTGTCCCTGTCTAGATCTTCAAAAGAGCTTACAGCAAGGATAGTTCTGGCATTATTGTACTCTTCCGAACTAAAAGAGTGAGTGAGCGAGCCTGCTAAATCTTGAGAATCGTTTACCCATGTAAGTATATGTGAAAAATATTTATTTAAATTAAGGAACAGGCTTTGAGGAGTTTGCTCATTGATATGTCTCAGATCTTCATAAAACGTCCTGGGATTTTCAGGAATATAAAGTCCGATTGACTTTGCGATTTTTCGCTTTTCCTCGTAAGTATATTGGTAGTACAACTTATTGGGATAAATGTACGTAATAAATAAACCGTCTTCTTTAAGGAGTTCTGCGATTTTTAGAATAACTAATTCAAGTTTATCTTTTGGAACGCGCTCAATCAGATCTGTTGCAATAATTCTATCATATTTTTTATTAAACTTATGATTTAAAAAATTGTCTTGAATAAATTCCAGATTCTTCATCGAGGTATTGGCTAAATATTTGGCTTTAGCTGTCTTAATCGCTGAAGAAGAATCGTCAATTCCGGTCACATGAGCTCCGGATTTTGATAAGGTATAGGAGATCTCCCCTCGACCACAACCCACCTCCAGTATATTCATGTCTTTATTCGGATTAGCAAGACAGGATATGGAAATTAAACGAGAATCTTCAAATTCTCTACCCTTATACCTTTTATAAGAGTCAATAATATCTTCTAAATTTGAATTTTCCTTGCTCAGGCCGTCTACAAACATATGCTTAGCCGAGCTTTTGGTTTTAATCAGCAGTTCACCTGCATAGGAAGGTATTGTTACAGCAAATTCGATAAAGTCTTTATATTTATTTAGAAAATACGTTGCACTCAATAAATGTTCATCAGATTTGAAATAACCGTCAACAAGAATCCATTTACTTTTTTCCAGTGCAAGTTTTAAATCATGGAATATACCGTCTCCGTCCTGATGATCATCAATATGAATAAGGTCATAGAAATCTCCAGGTAATGTAGTCATTGACTGACTATTGGCCAGCAAAAATTCTGCCTTGTAATTTTGTGTGATTCTTTTGGCCCAGTTACCTTCCCCTTTGTTTTCTCCAAAAGTTTCCGAATCGTTGTCTATCCCCAAATAAGTTGCATTTTCTGAAGCCTTAAGAAAAGTTATCGCACTATAACCGTACCGGACCCCGATTTCCAGTATAGACGTTGGACGGATCATTTTTGCAATTGCATATTTCATGCGATAATAATCAATCCACTCATTGAATAGATCTGATAATTTATCCCCAGGAAATGCATAATTCCTGAAATCGTAGTTAGTACGGTTATAAGTAGAGATTAACTCATCCAGCATACTCCGTTCTCCACAAAGCAATTTATTAACACAAGCGATTAACAGTTTATATGATTATTTTTCATAATAAGTACTGGTGTCATGGCAAGTTAATTATTGGGCATAATCCTTGGTACCTTCTCAT
Coding sequences within:
- a CDS encoding methyltransferase domain-containing protein translates to MLDELISTYNRTNYDFRNYAFPGDKLSDLFNEWIDYYRMKYAIAKMIRPTSILEIGVRYGYSAITFLKASENATYLGIDNDSETFGENKGEGNWAKRITQNYKAEFLLANSQSMTTLPGDFYDLIHIDDHQDGDGIFHDLKLALEKSKWILVDGYFKSDEHLLSATYFLNKYKDFIEFAVTIPSYAGELLIKTKSSAKHMFVDGLSKENSNLEDIIDSYKRYKGREFEDSRLISISCLANPNKDMNILEVGCGRGEISYTLSKSGAHVTGIDDSSSAIKTAKAKYLANTSMKNLEFIQDNFLNHKFNKKYDRIIATDLIERVPKDKLELVILKIAELLKEDGLFITYIYPNKLYYQYTYEEKRKIAKSIGLYIPENPRTFYEDLRHINEQTPQSLFLNLNKYFSHILTWVNDSQDLAGSLTHSFSSEEYNNARTILAVSSFEDLDRDRIVQLLSPRKLDRNGVNIEALSEKDSINTFSNKKFKLHITLKNNGKERLVSLPPCPVNISYHWLKTDGTYEVFDGLRTEILPALNPNEQRDLQVDIVAPQEHGEYKLQIDLVQEGCFWLQEITNKPLLNISAKVEQNPDECRSEESKVNTFEIKDDEINVEEIMEKIRENIRERKEKDDPKNIEEVEHVFSEASSNVRCPQESEVINSDYDIRNDNYSISSHRPFFGTFLTKGRKLVHGEIRRYVDPVFQKQSQLNYNLAGVLSDAKETADSCSNKVEKLKLEIEQLEDENKLLKSKVEQLSSETEKLKSEVVGSIKKEVESIVSTVNLDLENKAWLNRVLESKIQKGLGNQETDTSGKANTQTNAPGKTNAQINSSGRTNAQNNSFGKANAQNNSSGKANTQITASGNTNTPVTASVNTDPQLNYYVFEERFRGSRENILQHHKNFIGYFENCTNVLDIGCGRGEFLELAKQQNINARGIDVDEDMINFCKSKGLNVELKDAIKALEEIKDKSLDGIFISQVVEHLNPRYLVNMLNLCNKKMKYGFYIILETVNPLSLFSFANFYVDLSHVKPVHPETLKFLVSTAGFRDIETKFSSPIPPDMKLKKLPSLEDTDQNKSMIEISNQNIDMINEALYGAQDYAIIGKK